The Candidatus Nanohalovita haloferacivicina genome has a window encoding:
- a CDS encoding 50S ribosomal protein L37e — protein MGLNKGKRNKKSHGKCRRCGKKAFHLRKKECAACGFGNTSKRNDFNKAKPRKE, from the coding sequence ATGGGACTTAACAAAGGAAAACGAAACAAGAAAAGCCACGGCAAATGCCGTAGATGCGGCAAGAAAGCATTCCACCTCAGAAAGAAGGAATGCGCAGCATGTGGCTTCGGAAACACATCCAAAAGAAACGACTTCAACAAAGCAAAGCCAAGGAAAGAGTAA
- a CDS encoding LSm family protein: MADNKRPFDVLDGAKEGNVLVKLKAYGRDQEPTVSGELQAFDKHLNIWLENASVKTEDGQTDYGKLFVRGDNVLFVSPE, encoded by the coding sequence ATGGCAGATAACAAAAGGCCTTTTGACGTTCTAGATGGGGCCAAAGAAGGAAACGTACTAGTAAAACTAAAAGCATACGGAAGAGATCAGGAACCTACAGTTTCAGGAGAACTACAGGCATTCGACAAGCACCTCAACATCTGGCTTGAAAATGCTTCCGTAAAGACAGAAGACGGACAGACAGACTACGGTAAGCTCTTCGTAAGAGGCGACAACGTACTCTTTGTCAGCCCGGAATAA
- a CDS encoding LamG domain-containing protein: protein MELKGLKNSTTIITALLLTAGLTIALTSSTSPAGSILEGEEPKSLADTENIEIQSSTSSGLQKGLQAYYRFDNVQASKGYSLEFDGTDDYLSIDDSSSVDNTFGSTFNFTLTAWVKMNEWEDWRGIQNKAGCGNWSCTTAGMWTYGDGIVGVIGIDESGNPPNSYVRAIHKPGLGEWHHAAAVGNGSHVKLYIDGDLKDSEKITDSIKSNLTTNNHPLVVGRRCAGCTESINGSIAKIQAFNRTLSSSEISNLYNSLPVSEKGKVLSVDLNDGPRNCDLTSSTHCLLDKYFYSNDAEAVSFNDNSLDTESGWEKETPINRPWGKDYSVNNNKARFFGGNHGSLNGFELGNSSTWKKGVIDSGSVGLDGNDSYISIPDGNSLQPTDEISVGIWVKQKGENNNSDGNSQMLVEKYFWGSWGLLQWGGVGNTVTWHVEFQDGNDTEVSTTTPLTADGEWHYLMGTYDGKQLKIYFDGELEDSTSYPDRQISTSGGNIWIGRHGNSPHHFWFNGSTDDLRIYNKALKEEEVKELSQKKNVEKNLVGRWNFEEGEGTEAYDTSRFERGGTFSSETVKTGNSDDYLRLRYGPDRWNFDSITVSAWIYPDTLPASSGSHSDGAHIAGRVGGVSGQADTSNTDDNWRIAVGNSKIGFYTDSEQNYDHNMYTPKILKEDKWQHITATYNATTSRKKLFVNGKLQTETVVSSSPPDPLHTNTNPVSIFGTRSWDSDQVFNGMIDELRIYNRTLSEDEVKKLALD from the coding sequence ATGGAGCTAAAAGGCCTGAAAAATTCTACAACAATAATTACAGCCCTACTTCTTACCGCAGGCCTCACCATAGCTCTAACAAGTTCAACCAGCCCTGCAGGATCAATACTTGAAGGTGAAGAACCAAAATCGCTGGCAGACACCGAAAACATAGAAATACAGTCATCAACCAGCTCAGGCCTTCAGAAAGGACTCCAGGCCTACTACCGTTTTGACAACGTACAGGCCTCCAAGGGATACAGCCTGGAATTCGATGGAACAGATGATTATCTCAGCATTGATGACAGCTCGAGCGTGGATAATACTTTTGGTAGCACGTTCAACTTCACACTGACTGCCTGGGTAAAGATGAATGAATGGGAGGACTGGAGAGGAATCCAGAACAAGGCAGGATGCGGGAACTGGAGCTGTACTACCGCCGGAATGTGGACTTATGGAGACGGAATAGTGGGAGTGATCGGAATCGATGAAAGTGGAAACCCTCCGAATTCGTATGTAAGAGCTATTCACAAGCCCGGCCTGGGAGAATGGCATCATGCAGCAGCTGTAGGAAATGGAAGCCACGTCAAACTGTATATTGACGGAGATCTGAAAGACTCCGAGAAAATAACAGATAGCATCAAATCAAATCTCACAACTAACAATCACCCTTTGGTTGTAGGCCGTAGATGCGCTGGCTGCACTGAGTCAATAAACGGCTCTATAGCAAAAATCCAGGCCTTCAACAGAACTCTAAGCAGTTCGGAAATCTCCAATCTTTACAATTCGCTTCCTGTATCCGAGAAAGGGAAGGTTCTGTCAGTAGATCTGAATGATGGGCCTAGAAACTGCGATTTAACATCTTCAACTCATTGTCTTCTCGATAAATACTTCTACTCCAACGATGCAGAGGCTGTAAGCTTCAATGACAACAGTTTGGATACAGAATCCGGCTGGGAAAAGGAAACACCTATCAACAGGCCATGGGGAAAAGATTACAGCGTTAATAACAACAAGGCCCGTTTCTTCGGCGGAAACCACGGATCTCTAAATGGATTCGAACTTGGAAACTCAAGCACCTGGAAAAAAGGCGTAATAGATAGCGGTTCAGTTGGGCTTGATGGAAATGACAGCTACATTTCTATACCTGATGGAAACAGTCTTCAGCCCACGGATGAGATATCAGTAGGAATATGGGTTAAACAGAAAGGCGAAAACAACAATTCTGACGGCAACTCACAGATGCTTGTAGAGAAATACTTCTGGGGTTCTTGGGGCCTTCTACAGTGGGGAGGCGTAGGGAACACAGTTACCTGGCACGTAGAGTTCCAGGACGGGAATGATACAGAAGTTTCCACAACAACACCTCTAACTGCAGATGGAGAATGGCACTACCTAATGGGAACGTACGATGGAAAACAGCTCAAAATCTATTTTGACGGAGAACTTGAGGACTCAACCAGTTACCCTGATAGACAGATAAGTACATCCGGAGGCAACATCTGGATAGGCCGTCACGGCAACAGCCCCCACCACTTCTGGTTCAATGGCTCTACAGACGATCTCCGAATATACAACAAGGCCCTGAAAGAAGAGGAAGTCAAAGAGTTAAGCCAGAAGAAAAACGTAGAGAAAAATCTGGTTGGAAGATGGAACTTTGAGGAAGGGGAAGGAACAGAGGCCTATGACACCTCAAGATTTGAGAGAGGTGGAACCTTCAGCTCGGAAACTGTAAAGACCGGTAACTCAGACGATTACCTAAGGCTTAGATACGGGCCTGATAGATGGAACTTCGACAGCATCACCGTGTCGGCCTGGATATACCCTGACACTCTTCCAGCCTCCTCAGGATCTCATAGCGACGGCGCACACATCGCTGGCAGAGTCGGAGGAGTATCCGGACAGGCCGACACCTCAAATACAGATGACAACTGGAGAATTGCAGTAGGCAACTCCAAAATCGGTTTCTACACCGACTCAGAACAGAACTACGACCACAACATGTACACGCCAAAAATACTGAAAGAAGACAAATGGCAGCATATCACAGCAACCTACAACGCCACAACCTCCAGAAAGAAACTTTTTGTCAACGGAAAACTACAGACAGAAACAGTAGTATCAAGCAGTCCTCCAGACCCTCTCCACACCAACACCAACCCAGTCAGCATCTTCGGAACCCGAAGCTGGGACAGCGACCAGGTATTCAATGGAATGATCGACGAACTAAGAATCTACAATCGTACACTCAGCGAAGACGAAGTAAAGAAACTGGCGCTAGACTGA
- a CDS encoding OBG GTPase family GTP-binding protein, with the protein MGLEDEIQRVEDKLEETPVNKATEKERGRLKARIAELKEEKQQKAKGTGETSGYAVKKQGDATVALVGFPSVGKSTLLNRLTNADSETGEYEFTTLDVEPGMMKHKGANIQILDVPGLIGGAAEGRGGGTQVLSVVRNADLVLVLLDPEEMRYDEITGELYDAGIRVNQSPPDMKVEKKGRGGINIATTVDLDIEDDTIKQLMHQKGFTNAEVIIREKLDLDRFIDGLMRNRKYVPGITAVNKMDLLSDQETKDYKEKYDLLISAQEGKNLEELQDLIFESIGLIRIYMKEKGEDPDKEDPLILREGDTVGDALDHLPGDMKDRFKHARVTGESSKFPNQKVGEEHELMDEDILELNLRHV; encoded by the coding sequence ATGGGCCTTGAAGACGAGATTCAGCGAGTAGAAGATAAACTTGAAGAGACACCGGTAAACAAGGCAACTGAAAAGGAAAGAGGCCGACTGAAGGCCCGTATCGCCGAACTCAAGGAGGAGAAACAGCAGAAGGCTAAAGGCACTGGTGAGACCTCGGGTTACGCGGTCAAGAAACAGGGCGACGCAACTGTTGCTCTTGTAGGGTTTCCTTCTGTAGGAAAATCCACGCTTCTAAACCGATTAACAAATGCTGACTCGGAAACCGGCGAATACGAGTTCACAACGCTTGATGTAGAACCTGGCATGATGAAACACAAAGGGGCCAACATACAGATACTTGACGTGCCAGGACTGATCGGCGGCGCAGCAGAGGGCCGCGGCGGAGGCACACAGGTACTTTCGGTAGTCCGCAACGCTGATCTCGTGCTTGTACTGCTTGATCCAGAGGAGATGAGATACGACGAAATAACTGGCGAACTATACGACGCAGGAATCAGAGTCAACCAGTCACCTCCAGACATGAAAGTAGAGAAGAAAGGCCGGGGCGGAATCAACATTGCCACAACCGTAGACCTGGACATTGAAGACGACACCATCAAACAACTGATGCATCAGAAAGGCTTCACCAACGCAGAAGTCATAATTCGTGAAAAACTCGATCTAGACCGATTTATCGACGGCCTCATGAGAAACCGGAAGTACGTGCCCGGAATCACAGCAGTCAACAAAATGGATCTTCTCTCAGACCAGGAAACCAAGGACTACAAGGAAAAATACGATTTATTAATCTCTGCACAGGAAGGTAAAAACCTTGAAGAACTGCAGGACCTCATCTTCGAAAGCATAGGCCTTATCAGGATATACATGAAAGAAAAAGGCGAGGACCCGGACAAAGAAGATCCACTAATTCTCAGAGAAGGCGATACGGTTGGAGACGCGCTTGATCATCTTCCAGGAGACATGAAAGACCGTTTCAAACACGCACGTGTAACAGGAGAAAGCTCAAAGTTCCCTAACCAGAAAGTCGGAGAAGAACACGAGCTAATGGATGAAGACATCCTCGAACTCAACCTCAGACACGTGTAA
- a CDS encoding DUF6338 family protein yields the protein MTIPGLILAFLFLTPGFLAIKLARKFGHLDPLSDRFDKTAFSLLLSGFSAAFVLMTINLLGIAPEFVIEDFNFSIENLGFLSKLYVGHLVSGSILGYILGIILKEDGSRKETPFNLTFRYMEEGEQGSKIKAKMKDGRLISGYLRAWDDRDADEDLLIKFPRILESSNGPKWESGRKLGKYMYINGENISEVFFEADIKFPE from the coding sequence ATGACAATTCCCGGGCTAATTTTGGCCTTTCTTTTTTTGACTCCAGGATTTCTAGCAATAAAACTAGCTAGGAAGTTTGGTCATCTTGACCCCTTAAGCGATAGATTTGACAAGACTGCGTTCTCATTACTTCTCAGCGGTTTTTCAGCAGCATTCGTCCTTATGACGATAAATCTTCTTGGAATAGCTCCTGAGTTTGTTATTGAAGATTTTAATTTTAGTATCGAAAATCTAGGTTTTCTAAGCAAGCTATATGTAGGTCATTTAGTATCAGGATCAATTTTGGGGTATATTCTAGGCATTATACTGAAGGAAGATGGCTCAAGAAAAGAGACCCCCTTCAACCTCACTTTTAGGTATATGGAAGAGGGAGAACAGGGAAGCAAAATTAAAGCCAAAATGAAAGATGGAAGACTTATATCTGGCTATTTGAGAGCTTGGGACGACCGGGATGCAGATGAAGATTTGCTCATAAAGTTTCCTCGAATACTAGAAAGCTCTAATGGTCCAAAGTGGGAGAGCGGTAGAAAACTAGGCAAATACATGTATATTAACGGAGAGAATATCTCAGAAGTCTTTTTTGAAGCAGATATCAAGTTCCCCGAATGA
- a CDS encoding 30S ribosomal protein S8e: MAVWHKRSMTKKTGGKTRRYRKSRKYDLGSEFSEPEVGDQRIRVIRTRGGNNKSRVKRSETVNLAVDGEVKKAEIEQVLENPANPNFVRRSLLTKGTIVDTSEGKAKITSRPGQNGVVNAVPVEE, from the coding sequence ATGGCTGTTTGGCACAAAAGATCAATGACTAAGAAAACGGGCGGTAAAACCCGTAGGTACAGGAAATCTAGAAAATACGATCTCGGATCCGAGTTCTCCGAACCAGAAGTAGGAGATCAGAGGATTAGAGTAATTAGAACTCGCGGTGGAAATAATAAGAGCCGTGTTAAGAGATCTGAGACTGTAAACCTTGCTGTTGACGGCGAGGTTAAGAAGGCTGAGATTGAGCAGGTTCTTGAGAACCCGGCTAATCCGAACTTCGTTAGAAGATCTCTACTTACAAAGGGAACTATCGTTGATACATCCGAAGGAAAGGCCAAGATTACTTCCAGGCCTGGACAGAACGGAGTTGTTAACGCAGTTCCTGTAGAGGAGTAA